The Altererythrobacter sp. ZODW24 genome window below encodes:
- a CDS encoding DUF4139 domain-containing protein, with protein sequence MVSLGQKVGAVPAFALLAFTAPIFAQSNAPIDPDATAQGDVSVTIYNNNQALVQDIRQLNIQRGRSRIEFPDVSARIRPETVSFAARGAGIIEQNFDFDLLTPTKLMEKAIGQTITLVRTNPATGKETRERATVLSTAGGVVVKIGDRIEVLRDDGLPVRAVFDRVPSNLRARPTLSVTVQSDTAGTRPASIRYLTPQLGWSADYVALYDEAKSTIDMQGWVTLTNNTGTTFHNADTLLVAGSPGQGAGRRSSRGRGPVRPGTETANREQLGDFYLYPISGRTTIANNQTKQVSFMDVQGVPAKKTYSRAIGWLSSDSSPINVASSLSFSSSSEGGLGDALPAGTVRFYQRDQEGTPQFIGENGIGHTPMGSELTLKTGDAFDIFLQAEVEKRDKISKGEYERTARYRVIKDGVEVERIEAERRVDYYRTTMRYTLTNAKNTPVDVVLYQGGLDRGWWSRDFRISSEDVVGEQLNAGTRKYTIPVPANGKRVVRVTFETRY encoded by the coding sequence ATGGTTTCACTGGGACAAAAAGTCGGCGCAGTTCCGGCATTTGCATTGCTGGCTTTCACAGCTCCAATCTTCGCCCAGTCAAACGCTCCGATTGATCCCGATGCCACTGCGCAGGGGGATGTCTCCGTTACCATCTACAACAACAATCAAGCCTTGGTGCAGGATATTCGCCAGCTGAATATCCAGCGGGGCCGCAGCCGGATTGAGTTTCCCGATGTCTCTGCACGTATCCGTCCAGAAACTGTCAGCTTCGCCGCGCGCGGTGCTGGTATTATCGAACAAAACTTCGATTTCGACCTGCTGACGCCGACGAAACTGATGGAAAAAGCCATCGGCCAGACGATAACTCTGGTGCGGACCAATCCAGCCACTGGCAAGGAAACGCGGGAGCGCGCGACAGTCCTTTCGACAGCTGGCGGCGTGGTTGTGAAAATCGGCGACCGGATCGAAGTGCTGCGTGATGATGGCTTGCCCGTCCGCGCTGTCTTCGACCGTGTTCCGTCCAATCTGCGCGCCCGTCCGACTCTTTCGGTCACTGTGCAAAGCGATACGGCGGGTACCCGTCCTGCCTCGATCCGCTATCTAACGCCGCAGCTTGGCTGGTCGGCCGATTATGTTGCGCTGTATGACGAAGCCAAGAGCACGATCGATATGCAGGGCTGGGTCACGCTGACCAACAACACCGGCACGACCTTCCATAATGCCGATACATTGCTGGTTGCCGGCAGTCCGGGGCAAGGCGCGGGCCGTCGCAGCAGCCGTGGGCGCGGTCCGGTTCGCCCGGGCACCGAAACCGCTAACCGCGAGCAGCTTGGCGATTTCTATCTCTATCCCATCAGCGGGCGCACAACGATTGCCAACAACCAGACGAAGCAAGTCAGCTTCATGGATGTCCAAGGCGTTCCTGCGAAGAAGACTTATTCCCGCGCCATTGGTTGGCTCTCCAGCGACAGCAGTCCGATAAATGTCGCGAGCAGCCTGTCATTCAGTTCCTCCAGCGAAGGGGGGCTTGGCGATGCGCTACCCGCAGGCACCGTGCGTTTTTATCAGCGCGACCAAGAAGGCACGCCGCAATTCATCGGCGAAAACGGCATCGGTCACACGCCAATGGGCAGCGAACTGACGCTCAAAACCGGCGATGCTTTCGATATCTTCCTGCAAGCCGAGGTTGAGAAGCGCGACAAGATTTCCAAGGGTGAGTATGAGCGCACTGCGCGTTACCGCGTCATCAAGGACGGCGTGGAAGTCGAGCGCATCGAAGCGGAGCGCCGGGTCGATTATTACCGCACAACCATGCGCTACACGCTCACCAACGCGAAAAATACGCCGGTTGATGTTGTGCTGTATCAAGGCGGCTTGGACCGCGGCTGGTGGAGCCGTGACTTCCGCATTTCGAGCGAGGATGTGGTCGGCGAACAGCTGAACGCAGGCACGCGCAAATATACGATCCCTGTGCCGGCCAATGGCAAGCGGGTCGTCAGGGTCACCTTCGAAACGCGTTACTGA